Below is a window of Wenzhouxiangella sp. XN201 DNA.
GCAGGAACACCAGCGCCGAGCCCTCGGCCTCGGCCAGTGCGGCGCGCACCGCGCGGGCGACGTGGATTTCCGGACGTTCGCGCCCGGCGGGACGGTAGCGCACCTCGACATCGAAGGACCGGCCTTCGCTCGTGATGACCGGACAGTCGTTGAGCAGCTCGGCGAGTTGCTCGGTCGCCAGCGTGGCCGACATGATCAGTACACGCAGGTCCGGGCGCAGGGCCTGCTGCGATTCGCGCACCAGGGCCAGGCCGAGGTCGGCCTGCAGCGAGCGCTCGTGGAATTCGTCGAACAGCACCGCCGCATACTCGCCGAGCGCCGGATCGGACTGGATCAGGCGGGTGAGAATGCCCTCGGTGACGACCTCGACGACGGTCTCGCGCGAGATCCGGGTGTCCAGGCGCGTGCGGTAGCCGATGCACTGACCGGGCGATTCGCCGCGCTGCCGGGCCATGTAGCGGGCGGCCGAGCGCGCCGCCAGGCGGCGTGGTTCGAGCATCAGGATGCGTCGTCCCTCGCGCCAGTCGGCGTCAAGCAGGGCCGGCGGCACCCGCGTGGTCTTGCCGCTGCCGGTCGGGGCTTGGAGCAGCACGGTGTTGTGCCGTTCGAGCGTGGAACGAAGCTCCGGGAGGGCGGTGTCTATGGGGAGCATCGGAACGAGGTTTCAGGTTTCAGTGTTCAGGTTTCAGGACGGGCTTGGCCTGTCTTTCCTGAACCCTGAAACCTGAACCCCTGAAACCAATACTTATTCCCGCCACTTGATATTGCAGCCGATCGAAGGCTTCTGATCCTCCGATACCGGCTGTCCGGCCAGCAAGGCGTCGAGCGCGGCACGGACGTCGCGGCCATCGACCGGCTTGCCATTGCCCGGCCGGGAATCGTCGAGCTGGCCGCGGTAGACCAGGCGTCGATCGGCGTCGAAAATGTAGAAATCGGGGGTGCAGGCAGCGTCATAGGAGCGGGCGGCCGTTTGCGGCTGGTCGTAGAGATAGGGGAAGGGAAAACCCTTCTGCTGCGCCAGTTCAGCCATGCGCTCGGGCCGGTCCTGCGGGTAGCCGGTCACGTCGTTGCTGGAGATGGCGACGATGCCGATATCGCTGTCCTGGTAATCGTTCCCCAGCCGGACCAGTTCGTCGAGCACGTGCTTGACGAAGGGGCAGTGGTTGCAGATGAACATTACCAGCGTGCCCTTGCGGCCGGCCACGTCCTCGAAACGCCAGGTCTTGCCGGTGGCCGGCTCGGGCAGTTCGAACTCGGGCGCTTGTGTGCCCAGCGGCAGCATGGTGGATCTTGTCTTGGCCATGACTTCTCCTTGGGAAGCTCTGATCGTCTCTAGTCAGAAGATTGCGTCTCGGCAGGATCGACCACGGTGACCGGGAAGGGTCGCGTGGCCTCACCAGCGTACAGCGAGCGATGGGGAAACGGAATCTCGATGCCGGCGTCATCCAGGGCCCGCTTGACGGCGGTGGCGACGGTGCTGCGGAATTTCAGGAAGTCCTCGCGTCGTGACCACACAGAGAACTGAATCTGAAGTTCCGATTCCCCGAAACCGAGAAAATACATAATCGGCTCGGGTTCGTCGAGGCAGGCCGGGATGTGTTCGGCCACATCCATGAGTACCTCACGGACATGATCGAGATCTTCCTTGTAGGCCACGCCGAGCATCAGGTCATAGCGGCGGATGGGATAGCGGGTGATAGTGATCACCTCGCTCTTGATCAGGGTCTCGTTGGGAATGCGGATGAAGACATTATTGAGGGTGCGCAGCTTGACCGACAGGGCGTCGATTGACAGCACTTCGCCGGTGGTTTCCCCGACCTGGATGAAATCCCCGATCTCGAAGCTGCGCTCACCGATCAGGAACAGGCCGCTGATCAGGTTGGAGGCGGTCGTCTGCGAGGCAAACCCGATGGCCACCGTCAGTATGCCCGCGGCCCCCATGATGACCGCGAGACTGAAGCCCAGTTCGCGCATGGCCGAGGCGATGAACAGGGCCAGCACGCCGTAAAACACCGCGCGCCGGGTGAGCTGCAGGGTCTGTGGCGCCAGGCGCTTACTCAGTAGCCGTTGTGTCAGCCGGCCGCCCAGCGAGGCCAGCAGCAGGCCGGCACCGACCATGACGACCGCCCGCATGATCGACAGGAATGTTTCGCTGGTGATCAGGCTGTGCAGTGTATCGCTCATGTCAGCTTCCAAACAGTACGCTGAACGCCCGTACGAGTCCGAAGCGTGAAGGATCCTTGCGGGGTCCTGCCAGCTTCTCGATCGGCACGCCGGGATCCGGCGCCTTCGCGTCGACGCTGACCTTGGCCAGATCGGAGTTGCCTTCGCGCACCAGTGTGACGCGCTGGGTCCACAGGCTGGCGTCGGCGGCCCCGTACAGTGACAGCATGGGGACCGGCAGGCTGATCTTCTCCAACGGCAGAATCGTATCGGCCCGGTTGCGAATCAGCAGCGGCGTGATCGCCCGGTGGGGTCTGAGCGGCAATTCCTCGATGCGGTGTCGGGCCTGGGTGCGTCCCGCGTAGCACAGTTCGCCTTCCTGCGTGGATGGCCCGAACCAGGTATCCGACAGGACCAGGGACGGCACCTCCCTGAGCAGAACCGGCGGACTGCCGGCCAGGATGCGCAGGTAGACCGGCGTCGAAAGATAGAGCGTGATTTCCTCGTGCCCCGGTAGATGAATGGGTTGACGCGGACGAATGACGATCGATCGGTCGGCAAGCACCGGCTCCAGCCGGATCGTGTCGGTCTCATCGGCCTGGACAAAGCGCTCGTCGTAGGGTTCCGGCAGGCCCCTGGCGACCCGCGACTTCAGCCGGGCTTCGCTGTCGGCTTCCGGCTGACGCCCGATGCGGATCAGCCAGGTCGGCCGGGAGCGCCCGATGGCCAGATCGAGCGGGCCCAGCGTCAGGTGGAGGGTTCGACCCTCCGGCACGGCTCTGGCCTGCCACCAGGGTTGGTCTCCGGCGGTCTTTCGGGCTGTACTCATGGATGTCGACCGGTGGTGATGTACTCAGTGTACAACGCGCTAGCGGCTCTGAGCGTTACCTAATTAACCGCATGGCCCACTGGCCGGGCCGGCGGCGTCTCTTAAAAGTGTGGAGAGGCGGCGTGCGCCGGGGCCGGCGCTGTCGGCATCGGCGTAGACGAGATAAAGCGTTGCCCAGCGTTCGCGCCCTTCGCGCAAGGGCAGCGGCTTGAGCTGCCCGCCATGGAGTTCGCGCCGGATGATGCCTTCGGCGTACCAGGCAAAGCCCAGGCCCATGCAGGCGGCGCGGATCGAGGTGGCTTTGCTGCTCACCGTCCAGCGCCGTTCGCTCACCCGGTAGGCCTCGCTGGCGGCCGGCTGGCTGCCGCTGTCGCGCACCACCAGGTGTCGATGGTCGCGCAGGTCGTCGAGTGTGAGCTCGCGCCGGAGCTGGTGTAGTGGGTGATGCGGCGCGGCGGCGGCGATAAAGCGAACGCGAATGAGGGCGTCGCCGACGAAGCCCGCCGGAATCGAGGAAGCGATGGCCAGGTCGACTGCCCCGCGGGTGAGCAGCTCGCTGGTTCCGCCGAGCACCGACTCGTGCAGCTGCACGCGCATCTCGGGAAACTCCCGCGACAGGCGATCGAGGCAGTCGAGCAGCAGCCAGGTCGGGAAGATGATCTCGGCGGCGAGCCGCAGTTCGGGCTCCTCGCCTGCGGCGAGGCGCTGGGCCATGCGTTCGACCCGCCCGGATTCATCGATCAGGGCGTGCGCACGGCGGTACAGGGTCTGACCGGCCGCGGTCAGCACGGCGCGCCGGCCCTCGATGCGAAAGACCGCAAGCCCCAGTAAGGTCTCGATGCGATTAATGGCATAACTGAGCGTCGAGGCTGACTTGTTGATTGCCTCGGCGGCCGCCGCATAGCTGCCGGCCTCCACCACCGCCACCAGCGCGCGCCACTGCTCGAGCGAGATCCGGGCGTGTTCCATGTTCGAATAAATCGAATGATTAAGCCAATATTTTGCGCTTTTTAATCGATTGGATCAAATGTAGTCTGCATCCTGAAGTCCGACCCCTGGAACAACTGGAGGTACAGAACATGCAAACATTACTGGTGATCAAGTCGAGCCTGTTTAACGGCTCGGGCCAGTCGAGCCGGCTGGCCGACGCTTTTGCCGCGCGCTGGCGCGAGAACAATCCGAACGGGAGGGTCCTGTGCCGCGATCTGGCGCTTGAGCCGCTGCCGCACCTGACGGCCGAAGCCTTCACCGGCTTTCAGCGCGACAGTGCCGAACGCAGCCCGGGGCAGCACGCTGCCGCTGCGATATCCGACGAGTTGATCGCTGAACTCAATGCGGCCGATGCCGTTGTGCTCGGGCTGCCGATGTACAACTTCACCATCCCGTCGACCTTCAAGGCCTGGATGGATCATGTCGCCCGTGCCGGCGTGACTTTTCGCTATACCGAGAACGGGCCGGAGGGCCTGGTCGGGGAAAAGCCGCTGTACGTTTTCGCCGCCCGCGGCGGAAAGTACCAGGGCACCGAGATGGATACCCAGACGCCGCTGATTCGCACTTTCTTCGGCATGCTGGGCATCACCGGCGTCCGCTTTACCTATGTCGAAGGCCTGGCCATGGGCGAGGAAACGGCTGAACAGGCGCGTTCGCAGGCGGTCGAAGCCATCGACCGCCTGGCGGCCTGAACCGGGAGATTCTGTCATGACCCACAATCGCGAACTGAGACTGACCATTCCTTCGATGCCGACTTCGGACGGCGCCGGCGTCAAGTTGCGCCGCAGCCTCGGCCAGCGCGCCGTCGATGCGCTCCGGCTCGATCCCTTCCTGATGCTCGACGAGTTCTACTCGGACAACCCCGACGACTACCTCGCCGGCTTTCCGCCGCATCCGCACCGCGGGTTCGAGACGGTCACCTACATGCTCGATGGGCACATGCAGCACCAGGACCACCTCGGCAACACGGGTGACCTGGGCCCCGGTGGCGTGCAGTGGATGACCGCCGGGCGTGGCGTGATCCACTCGGAGATGCCGCAGCAGCGCGAGGGCCGCATGCGCGGCTTCCAGCTGTGGATCAACCTGCCGGGGGCCGAAAAAATGAAACCGGCCGACTATCGCGATATTCCGGCCGAGTCGATTCCGGAGCTGGAACTGGATGGGGCGCGTATCCGCGTCATTGCCGGCCGGATCGCGCTCGAGGGCCAGGCGGCCGCCGGCGCGGTCAACGCCGAGCCGGACTCGATGGCCACCGACCCGGTCTACCTCGACGTCCACCTGGAGGCCAATGCCGAGCTGGTACTGCCCTTGCCGGAAAGTCACAACGCCTTTGTCTATCCCTACGAAGGCGAGCTCGACGTGGCCGGGCAATTCCTGCGGCAGCAGGCGGTCGGAATCCTGGGCGAAGGCGAGGCGGTGTCCCTGCGCGCCGGTGAAGCGGGTGCCCGATTGCTGCTGCTGGCCGGCCGGCCGATCGGTGAGCCGGTGGCCCAGTACGGGCCTTTCGTGATGAATACGCGCGAGGAGATCGAGCAGGCCGTCGCGGATTATCGCGACGGACGACTGACAGATGCGCCCGCCTGAGCGACGCGGTGTGGCCGTTTCCCGAACG
It encodes the following:
- a CDS encoding thioredoxin family protein, giving the protein MAKTRSTMLPLGTQAPEFELPEPATGKTWRFEDVAGRKGTLVMFICNHCPFVKHVLDELVRLGNDYQDSDIGIVAISSNDVTGYPQDRPERMAELAQQKGFPFPYLYDQPQTAARSYDAACTPDFYIFDADRRLVYRGQLDDSRPGNGKPVDGRDVRAALDALLAGQPVSEDQKPSIGCNIKWRE
- a CDS encoding mechanosensitive ion channel family protein produces the protein MSDTLHSLITSETFLSIMRAVVMVGAGLLLASLGGRLTQRLLSKRLAPQTLQLTRRAVFYGVLALFIASAMRELGFSLAVIMGAAGILTVAIGFASQTTASNLISGLFLIGERSFEIGDFIQVGETTGEVLSIDALSVKLRTLNNVFIRIPNETLIKSEVITITRYPIRRYDLMLGVAYKEDLDHVREVLMDVAEHIPACLDEPEPIMYFLGFGESELQIQFSVWSRREDFLKFRSTVATAVKRALDDAGIEIPFPHRSLYAGEATRPFPVTVVDPAETQSSD
- a CDS encoding LysR family transcriptional regulator translates to MEHARISLEQWRALVAVVEAGSYAAAAEAINKSASTLSYAINRIETLLGLAVFRIEGRRAVLTAAGQTLYRRAHALIDESGRVERMAQRLAAGEEPELRLAAEIIFPTWLLLDCLDRLSREFPEMRVQLHESVLGGTSELLTRGAVDLAIASSIPAGFVGDALIRVRFIAAAAPHHPLHQLRRELTLDDLRDHRHLVVRDSGSQPAASEAYRVSERRWTVSSKATSIRAACMGLGFAWYAEGIIRRELHGGQLKPLPLREGRERWATLYLVYADADSAGPGARRLSTLLRDAAGPASGPCG
- a CDS encoding NAD(P)H-dependent oxidoreductase, whose product is MQTLLVIKSSLFNGSGQSSRLADAFAARWRENNPNGRVLCRDLALEPLPHLTAEAFTGFQRDSAERSPGQHAAAAISDELIAELNAADAVVLGLPMYNFTIPSTFKAWMDHVARAGVTFRYTENGPEGLVGEKPLYVFAARGGKYQGTEMDTQTPLIRTFFGMLGITGVRFTYVEGLAMGEETAEQARSQAVEAIDRLAA
- a CDS encoding pirin family protein, with protein sequence MTHNRELRLTIPSMPTSDGAGVKLRRSLGQRAVDALRLDPFLMLDEFYSDNPDDYLAGFPPHPHRGFETVTYMLDGHMQHQDHLGNTGDLGPGGVQWMTAGRGVIHSEMPQQREGRMRGFQLWINLPGAEKMKPADYRDIPAESIPELELDGARIRVIAGRIALEGQAAAGAVNAEPDSMATDPVYLDVHLEANAELVLPLPESHNAFVYPYEGELDVAGQFLRQQAVGILGEGEAVSLRAGEAGARLLLLAGRPIGEPVAQYGPFVMNTREEIEQAVADYRDGRLTDAPA